AGCGCATGGCGCTCAAGAAGGCAGAAAAGACTGCCATAATGGAAAAATTCCACACGCACGACAAGGACACCGGATCACCTGAAGTGCAAATCGCGTTGTTGACCACGCGCATCAACCAGCTTGTCGAGCACCTCAAAGGACACAAACAAGATAATCACTCTCGTCGGGGTCTTTTGAAAATGGTCGGTGAACGCCGACGCCACCTGAGCTACCTCAGCAAAAAAGACGCAACTCGCTACAAGGAAATTGTCGGTCGGCTAGGGTTGCGCAAATAACAGGCGACACTTAACGAGTAGATGCGGCGCGCGGCAGACCCATCTACTCGTTTGTTTGTTGCTTGCGAATTAACAATCGAATAAACAAAAAAATTTTTGCCCCATCGTCGAGGGCGGGAATTGGAGAGTGCCTCTCAGTAAATAGTAAACAGTGAACAGTAAACAGTCTTGACTGTTCACTGTTCACTGTTCACTGCATACTGGGGTTCACTCTCCAGTCCCTGACCTCCGATGCGGGCTACTAGTTCAATAGAGCAATAGTTGATAGTGCGAGTGTTCATTCTTGCCGCGCACGACAACTATCGCACTAACGCACTATTGCACTATCGAACTAACTCGGAGGTTCTGAATGAACAACATCCACACTCTCTCGATTCCGTTCGGCGATGGAACGCTGACAGTCGAGACCGGCAAGCTTGCCGGACAAGCCAGCGGCGCGGTCACGGTTCGCCACGGCGACACGATGATTCTCGCGACCGCAACGGGCGCGTCTGCACCGCGTGAAGGTACAGACTTTTTTCCGCTCACCGTTGATTACGAAGAGCGACTCTATGCCGCCGGTAAAATTCCCGGTGGTTTCTTCAAACGCGAAGGTAGACCCGGCGAACAAGCCATTCTGCTCTGCCGTTTGACTGACCGTCCCCTACGCCCCATGTTCCCCAAAGGGTTCCGCAACGACGTCAACATCGTCATCACCGCGCTTTCCGCCGACCAGGAACACTACATTGACATCCTCTCGATCATCGGCGCGTCCGCCGCGTTGACGATCAGCGAGTTGCCGTTTGCCGGTCCCGTCGGCGCGGTGCGGGTTGGTTACATTGACGGACAGTTCGTCTTCAATCCGACCAACACGCAAATGGAAAAATCACTGCTCGATTTGCGTCTCGCCGGAACTAAGGACGCGGTCATCATGGTCGAAGCCGGCGCGAGCGAAGTGACCGAAGAGTTGATGCTCGAAGCGTTGCAAAAAGGTCACGATGCGATGCAAGCGGTGATCGCGCTGCAAAATCAATTGCGCGATCAAGTTGGCAAGCCGAAGAAGGATTATGCGCTCCACACCTTGAGCGAAGAATTGAAAAGCGGCTTGCGCGAAAAACTTGGTTCGCGCATCACCGACACGATCAAGACCGTCGGCGTGAAATCGGAACGCAACGAATCGCTCGACGCGCTCAAAGCCGAAATGGTCGCCGCGTTCGCGGAGAAATTCTCGGCGGCGGATGTCGCCGAAGCGTTCGAGTACCAGGTCAAAGCCGAACTGCGTGCGATGGTGCTCAACGAAGGTCGCCGCGCGGACGGACGCGATTACACGACGATTCGCCCGATCAGTATCGAATCCGGTTTGCTCCCGCGCGCGCACGGTTCCGGTTTGTTCACGCGCGGCGAGACCCAGGTTCTCACGATTGCGACGCTGGGTATGCCGAGCGAATCGCAAACGATTGATTCGCTTTCGCCCGAGGACGAAAAGCGCTACATGCACCATTATAATTTCCCGCCGTACTCGGTCGGCGAAGCGCGTTCCTCGCGCGGACCCGGTCGGCGCGAGATCGGGCACGGCGCGCTCGCGGAACGCGCGCTCGCTGAAGTGATTCCGGACGCGAGCGAATTTCCGTACACGATTCGCCTCGTCTCCGAAGTCATGTCGTCGAACGGTTCGACCTCGATGGCGAGCGTGTGCGGCTCGACGCTCGCGTTGATGGACGCGGGCGTGCCGATCAAAGCGCCGGTCGCCGGTGTCGCGATGGGTCTCATCGCCGAAGGCGACCGCTATGCGATTCTTACTGACATCATCGGCATGGAAGATTTTCTCGGCGACATGGATTTCAAAGTTGCGGGCAGCGCGGACGGCATCACCGCGTTGCAACTCGATTTGAAATTGCAAGGCGTCGCCCCAGACTTGTTGCACAAGGCGATGATGCAAGCGAAGCAAGCGCGCTTGTTCATCCTCGGCAAAATGCTCGATGTGTTGCCCGAGCCGCGTCAGACGATCTCGCCGTTTGCGCCGCGCATCATGACGGTCAAGATTGATCAGGAAAAAATCGGCGCGGTGATCGGTCCGGGCGGCAAGACGATTCGCAAACTGCAAGAAGAATTCGGCGTCAAGATTGACATTGAAGAAGATGGCACCGTGTTCATCTCGTCGGTCAACGGCGAAGGCGCGGCGCTCGCGCAAGAACGCGTGCGCGCGATGACCGAATCGCCCAAGGTCGGCGCGATTTACACCGGCAAGATCACGCGCATCGAAGATTATGGCGTG
This sequence is a window from Chloroflexota bacterium. Protein-coding genes within it:
- the rpsO gene encoding 30S ribosomal protein S15; translated protein: MALKKAEKTAIMEKFHTHDKDTGSPEVQIALLTTRINQLVEHLKGHKQDNHSRRGLLKMVGERRRHLSYLSKKDATRYKEIVGRLGLRK
- a CDS encoding polyribonucleotide nucleotidyltransferase; translation: MNNIHTLSIPFGDGTLTVETGKLAGQASGAVTVRHGDTMILATATGASAPREGTDFFPLTVDYEERLYAAGKIPGGFFKREGRPGEQAILLCRLTDRPLRPMFPKGFRNDVNIVITALSADQEHYIDILSIIGASAALTISELPFAGPVGAVRVGYIDGQFVFNPTNTQMEKSLLDLRLAGTKDAVIMVEAGASEVTEELMLEALQKGHDAMQAVIALQNQLRDQVGKPKKDYALHTLSEELKSGLREKLGSRITDTIKTVGVKSERNESLDALKAEMVAAFAEKFSAADVAEAFEYQVKAELRAMVLNEGRRADGRDYTTIRPISIESGLLPRAHGSGLFTRGETQVLTIATLGMPSESQTIDSLSPEDEKRYMHHYNFPPYSVGEARSSRGPGRREIGHGALAERALAEVIPDASEFPYTIRLVSEVMSSNGSTSMASVCGSTLALMDAGVPIKAPVAGVAMGLIAEGDRYAILTDIIGMEDFLGDMDFKVAGSADGITALQLDLKLQGVAPDLLHKAMMQAKQARLFILGKMLDVLPEPRQTISPFAPRIMTVKIDQEKIGAVIGPGGKTIRKLQEEFGVKIDIEEDGTVFISSVNGEGAALAQERVRAMTESPKVGAIYTGKITRIEDYGVFVELVPGTDGMVHVSQLDTEPVKSPRDQFKLGDDMMVMVIAIDDAGKIRLSRQAVLEGWTAEQAAERDRGPRGGGDRGDRGGRGGGDRGGYRGARGRDDDRGERRGGFRPRR